One window of the Sparus aurata chromosome 17, fSpaAur1.1, whole genome shotgun sequence genome contains the following:
- the LOC115567565 gene encoding lysophosphatidylcholine acyltransferase 1, whose amino-acid sequence MRLPTNRQCAMEGDGKKMDQAPPFRNPFVHVLKFSPLEKAKIALMTVTLFPIRLLMAAFMMLLAWPFAFLASVGRSETTVEPQCLWRRLVDIILKIIMRVMWFAGGFHWMKVKGRRALPAEAPILTLAPHSSYFDAIPVTMTMASIVMKAESKDIPLWGTLIKYIRPVFVSRSDQDSRKKTVEEIRRRAHSGGEWPQIMIFPEGTCTNRSCLITFKPGAFIPAVPVQPVVIRYPNKLDTITWTWQGPGAFEILWLTLCQLHNEFVIEFLPIYTPSEEEKRNPALFAINVRRIMAKALGVPITDYSFEDCQLAMAEGQLRLPVDTCLLEYAKLVRRLGLKPKNTEKVLQEYGNRARKLEGQKLGLDDFAQFLDVPVSDMLRDMFALFDEHDDNCMDIREYVIALSVVCRPAKTLETMKLAFKMFEAEEDGAITEMELAVILKTALGVNHLSVSRLFTAIDAQDTGKITFDKFRIFVEQHPDFAEDYLYTENAGLHSGPCHRHQTKPSLSSPNLQGTAATKTANGICPDFSPNDHGTIDGLHKKHN is encoded by the exons ATGAGGTTGCCGACGAACAGACAGTGTGCGATGGAAGGAGATGGGAAGAAGATGGACCAAGCTCCTCCGTTCAGGAACCCTTTTGTGCACGTCTTGAAATTCTCCCCTCTGGAAAAGGCAAAG ATCGCATTAATGACAGTCACACTGTTCCCCATCCGGCTACTCATGGCAGCATTCATGATGCTGCTTGCTTGGCCTTTTGCCTTTCTGGCCTCAGTAGGGCGCTCGGAGACCACTGTTGAACCCCAGTGCCTCTGGAGGAG ACTGGTGGACATAATTCTGAAGATCATCATGCGGGTCATGTGGTTTGCGGGTGGTTTCCATTGGATGAAGGTGAAAGGGCGAAGGGCACTGCCTGCAGAAGCACCCATCCTCACGCTGGCACCCCACTCTTCATACTTTGATGCCATTCCAGTTACGATGACAATGGCCTCAATTGTCATGAAGGCAGAGAGCAAGGATATACCTCTCTGGGGCA CTTTGATTAAGTACATCAGGCCAGTGTTTGTATCACGGTCAGATCAGGACTCCAGAAAGAAGACTGTGGAGGAGATTAGACGCAGAGCTCACTCCGGAGGGGAATGGCCTCAG ATCATGATTTTTCCAGAGGGAACATGCACCAATAGATCCTGCCTAATCACCTTTAAGCCAG GGGCCTTCATCCCAGCTGTACCAGTGCAACCTGTGGTGATTCGTTACCCTAATAAACTG GACACAATCACATGGACGTGGCAAGGACCTGGAGC GTTTGAAATCTTGTGGCTGACACTCTGCCAGTTGCACAACGAGTTTGTGATCGAG TTCCTTCCCATCTACACACcctcagaggaggagaaaaggaacCCAGCTCTCTTTGCCATCAATGTGAGGCGTATCATGGCCAA AGCCCTGGGGGTACCCATCACAGACTATTCATTTGAAGACTGCCAGCTGGCCATGGCAGAAGGCCAGCTCAGACTGCCAGTCGACACCTGTCTGCTGGAGTATGCCAAGCTCGTCAGGAGACTGGG GTTGAAACCCAAGAACACTGAGAAGGTTCTGCAGGAGTACGGGAACAGAGCCAGGAAGCTGGAGGGACAGAAGCTGGGCTTGGACGACTTTGCCCAGTTCCTCGATGTGCCAGTTTCAGACATGCTGCGAGACATGTTTGCGCTTTTTGATGAG catgaCGATAACTGCATGGATATCAGAGAATACGTGATAGCCTTATCTGTCGTATGCAGACCAGCCAAAACTCTGGAAACGATGAAATTGGCCTTCAAG ATGTTTGAGGCAGAGGAGGACGGTGCCATCACAGAAATGGAGTTGGCAGTTATCCTAAAGACGGCTTTAGGAGTGAATCACCTCAGCGTGTCGCGTCTGTTTACTGCCATCGACGCGCAAGACACAGGGAAGATCACATTTG ataagtTCAGAATCTTTGTGGAGCAGCACCCAGACTTTGCTGAGGACTACCTGTACACAGAAAACGCAGGTCTGCACAGTGGGCCCTGCCACCGTCACCAAACAAAGCCCAGCCTATCTTCCCCGAACCTGCAAGGCACTGCCGCCACCAAAACAGCTAACGGTATCTGCCCCGACTTCAGCCCCAACGACCACGGCACAATAGATGGACTCCACAAGAAACACAACTAG